From Acidobacteriaceae bacterium, the proteins below share one genomic window:
- the nrfD gene encoding polysulfide reductase NrfD — MATHGPLHDPDMVDPRTGEYAVVAPGHNFTSVTQKIAGIVLTANTPIAWIGGLLFAATIALGVVAGVTWLVLKGVGIWGITMPVAWGFAIINFVWWIGIGHAGTLISAILLLFKQTWRNSINRFAEAMTIFAVCCAGIYPLLHVGRPWLGYWLLPYPNTMNMWPQFRSPLAWDVFAVSTYATISVVFWYIGMVPDFGTLRDRAVNPIAKYFYGMLSLGWRGSTRHWIRYETASLLLAGLSTPLVLSVHTTISFDFAVAAMAGWHTTIFPPYFVAGAVYSGFAMVLTLAIPIRKFYHLEDLVTERHLDNMAKVMLATGSIVAYGYGMEVFMSWYSASHWEFFMMWNRMFGPIGWAYWMLILTNIAIPLTTLWSRKLRTNVLYLFILSFIVNIGMWFERFVIVVTTLYRDYLPSSWGTYRATKWDYILFIGTWGMFTVLFLLFARIAPMIPMSEIKMILPQTKVNHGGTNAETVVEETI; from the coding sequence ATGGCGACCCACGGACCGCTGCACGATCCAGACATGGTCGATCCGCGAACCGGCGAATATGCCGTCGTCGCGCCCGGCCACAACTTCACGAGCGTAACGCAGAAGATCGCGGGCATCGTTCTGACGGCGAACACCCCGATCGCTTGGATCGGCGGCCTGCTCTTTGCCGCTACCATCGCGCTGGGTGTTGTTGCCGGCGTGACGTGGCTGGTGCTCAAGGGTGTCGGCATCTGGGGCATCACGATGCCCGTTGCCTGGGGCTTCGCGATCATCAACTTCGTTTGGTGGATCGGTATCGGCCACGCCGGTACGCTGATCTCGGCGATTCTGCTGCTCTTCAAGCAGACCTGGCGTAACTCGATCAACCGATTCGCGGAAGCGATGACGATCTTCGCCGTATGCTGCGCTGGTATCTACCCGCTGCTGCACGTCGGTCGTCCCTGGCTGGGTTACTGGCTGCTGCCGTATCCGAACACCATGAACATGTGGCCGCAGTTCCGCTCGCCGCTGGCATGGGACGTCTTCGCGGTTTCCACCTACGCGACGATCTCGGTAGTGTTCTGGTACATCGGTATGGTTCCTGACTTTGGCACGCTTCGTGACCGCGCAGTGAACCCGATCGCCAAGTACTTCTACGGCATGCTGTCGCTCGGCTGGCGCGGTTCCACCCGCCACTGGATCCGGTATGAGACGGCTTCGCTGCTGCTCGCTGGCCTGTCGACGCCACTGGTGCTCTCGGTGCACACCACCATCTCCTTCGACTTTGCGGTCGCTGCGATGGCTGGCTGGCACACCACGATCTTCCCGCCCTACTTCGTAGCCGGCGCTGTGTACTCCGGTTTCGCGATGGTGCTCACCCTGGCCATCCCGATCCGCAAGTTCTACCACCTCGAAGACCTCGTCACCGAGCGTCACCTCGACAACATGGCGAAGGTCATGCTGGCGACGGGTTCCATCGTCGCCTACGGCTACGGCATGGAAGTCTTCATGAGCTGGTACTCGGCATCGCACTGGGAGTTCTTCATGATGTGGAACCGTATGTTCGGGCCGATTGGCTGGGCGTACTGGATGCTCATCCTGACGAACATCGCTATCCCGCTGACGACGCTCTGGTCGCGTAAGCTTCGTACCAACGTGCTGTACCTGTTCATTCTCAGCTTCATCGTGAACATCGGTATGTGGTTCGAGCGCTTCGTGATCGTTGTCACCACGCTGTACCGCGACTACCTGCCCTCCAGCTGGGGTACGTACCGCGCGACGAAGTGGGATTACATCCTCTTCATCGGCACATGGGGTATGTTCACGGTTCTGTTCCTGCTCTTTGCCCGCATCGCTCCGATGATCCCGATGTCGGAAATCAAGATGATTCTGCCGCAGACCAAGGTGAATCATGGCGGCACGAACGCAGAGACTGTTGTTGAGGAGACGATCTAG
- a CDS encoding DUF3341 domain-containing protein — translation MPVKEGIYGMIAEFNTPSELVHATEMATREGYSRMECYTPYPVEEAAEALGFHKNRVPLMCLIGGIMGLLTGYGLEVWLNVWAYPLNIAGRPLFSWPAFVIPGYEWTILFAGLSTAFGMLAQCGLPQLYHPLFNAPNFRSGALNDKFFLCLEAYDPKFSPTATREFLESFSPVSVVEVDL, via the coding sequence ATGCCAGTCAAAGAAGGTATCTACGGTATGATCGCCGAGTTCAACACTCCGAGTGAGCTCGTGCATGCTACGGAAATGGCCACCCGCGAAGGCTACAGCCGGATGGAGTGCTACACGCCCTATCCGGTGGAAGAAGCCGCAGAAGCGCTGGGTTTCCACAAGAATCGAGTTCCCTTGATGTGCCTCATCGGCGGCATCATGGGTTTGCTCACCGGCTACGGCCTTGAAGTGTGGCTGAACGTCTGGGCTTATCCGCTCAACATCGCAGGTCGTCCGCTGTTCTCGTGGCCCGCGTTTGTTATCCCGGGGTATGAGTGGACGATTCTCTTCGCGGGGCTTTCGACCGCGTTTGGAATGCTGGCACAGTGCGGTCTTCCGCAGCTGTACCACCCGCTCTTCAACGCTCCGAACTTCCGCAGCGGTGCACTGAACGATAAGTTCTTTCTCTGCCTGGAAGCCTACGATCCGAAGTTTTCTCCAACCGCAACGCGTGAGTTCCTCGAGAGCTTCTCGCCGGTTTCGGTGGTGGAGGTAGATCTGTAA
- a CDS encoding cytochrome c, which yields MQVTRPATALVAMTAILALAGCRQDMHDQPKFFPQRGTSFYADGRSARPQVENTVGRDELHDSYFATGLIDGKEGDGLPIPLTPQTIARGQERYNVYCTPCHSRVGNGEGMIVQRGYRPAGDFHTDRMRNAPLGHFFAVMTNGYGAMPDYAAQVSVQDRWAIAAYIRALQLSQDAKPSDVPAGEHVQDLHELAKEQGMPPGFADSWELPKTAVYGTPNGQDNGIPGQGTAKAAPAEATAPATGAAK from the coding sequence ATGCAGGTAACCCGCCCAGCAACGGCTCTGGTGGCAATGACCGCGATCCTCGCGCTCGCTGGCTGCCGCCAGGACATGCACGATCAGCCGAAGTTCTTTCCGCAGCGCGGAACGAGCTTCTACGCTGACGGCCGCTCGGCCCGCCCGCAGGTGGAAAACACCGTCGGTCGCGATGAGTTGCACGATTCGTACTTTGCTACCGGTTTGATCGATGGCAAGGAAGGCGACGGCCTGCCGATTCCGCTCACCCCGCAGACGATTGCGCGCGGTCAGGAGCGTTACAACGTGTACTGCACGCCGTGCCACTCGCGTGTTGGTAACGGTGAAGGCATGATCGTTCAGCGTGGCTACCGCCCGGCAGGTGATTTTCACACCGACCGTATGCGGAACGCTCCGCTCGGCCACTTCTTCGCTGTCATGACGAACGGTTACGGCGCAATGCCTGATTACGCCGCACAGGTTTCGGTGCAGGATCGTTGGGCGATTGCAGCCTACATCCGCGCGCTGCAGTTGAGTCAGGATGCCAAGCCTTCGGACGTTCCGGCAGGAGAGCACGTGCAGGATCTGCATGAACTCGCCAAGGAACAGGGGATGCCTCCGGGGTTTGCGGATAGCTGGGAGCTGCCGAAGACTGCGGTGTACGGTACGCCGAACGGTCAAGACAACGGTATTCCGGGGCAGGGAACGGCAAAAGCTGCCCCCGCTGAAGCTACGGCTCCGGCAACGGGCGCAGCAAAGTAA
- a CDS encoding SCO family protein, with translation MLAALVLPAAAQVTGYADKSMGENRGDQLPNILQKVAVTQHLNGQLPLDAKMVDDHGKDVTLGQYFDGKHPAIVTTIYYNCPMLCSEELDGLAAALEMVHLVPGKDFQIVVVSIDPSETPQTAAAKKAFYLKRYGHPETADGWHFLTAQKPAIDAMTKAIGFGYVRVPGPDGRLTQFAHASSIEIATPEGKLAQYYLGVEYSPKDILLGLIDASGNKIGSPVANILTYCYHYDPSINKHSLIVARVVQLGGMMTVAGLGGFMFVMFRRDLKLGREQDQDLPDDEENKRRNG, from the coding sequence ATGCTGGCAGCTTTAGTTCTTCCTGCTGCGGCGCAGGTAACGGGATACGCTGATAAGTCCATGGGGGAAAACCGTGGAGACCAGCTTCCGAATATCCTGCAAAAGGTCGCTGTCACGCAGCATCTGAATGGTCAGTTGCCGCTCGATGCCAAGATGGTGGACGATCACGGCAAGGATGTAACGCTTGGTCAGTACTTCGACGGTAAGCACCCGGCGATTGTCACGACGATCTATTACAACTGCCCGATGCTTTGCTCGGAAGAGTTGGATGGTTTGGCTGCAGCGCTTGAGATGGTTCATCTGGTTCCTGGGAAGGACTTCCAGATCGTGGTCGTTTCCATCGACCCGAGTGAAACGCCTCAGACGGCAGCGGCTAAGAAGGCGTTCTACCTCAAGCGGTACGGTCATCCTGAGACGGCAGACGGCTGGCACTTCCTGACAGCACAGAAACCTGCGATCGACGCCATGACCAAGGCAATCGGTTTTGGTTATGTCCGCGTCCCCGGACCGGATGGCCGTCTGACGCAGTTTGCTCATGCAAGCTCTATCGAAATTGCAACGCCGGAAGGCAAGTTGGCCCAGTACTACCTTGGCGTGGAGTACTCGCCCAAGGACATACTGCTCGGGCTGATCGATGCCAGCGGCAACAAGATCGGGTCACCGGTAGCAAACATTTTGACGTACTGCTACCACTATGACCCGTCAATCAACAAGCACTCGCTCATAGTGGCGCGAGTGGTCCAGCTGGGCGGCATGATGACAGTCGCTGGCTTAGGTGGATTCATGTTTGTCATGTTTCGCAGAGACCTGAAACTGGGTCGCGAGCAGGATCAAGATCTACCGGACGATGAAGAAAACAAACGGCGGAATGGATAA